GCCGATCGGTCGAGTCCCAGTCGTAGAGGTTGGCGGCCAGCACGGACGCGTCGAGTTCGTCCAGCAGTGCTGTGACGTTCCCGTCCTCTGGGGCCTCGTTCGAGTAATCCCAGTTCCCGGGGACGTACACGTCGGGACACAGGTGTCGATCGATCGGTTCCAACATTACACGGCCGTTCGTGTAGGTCGTCTCCGCGGAGCCGTGAAACGTGTCGCCACACATCAGTGTCCGGACGGGGTACTCCTCGCGCAGTTCGTCCAGTTTCGCCGAGAGGACCGGAACGCCGCCTGCGCGTTCGATCACGCGATCGTCGCCGTCGAATTCGAGTCCGGGATTGGACTGCTGCGTGTCGTAGTAGACCTGATCCCGGGCAGCCAGCTGGCCGTGGAGGTCGCTCACGTGTGTCAGCACCACGTCCGGGTCGCCGTCGGTAGCGACTCGGCGCCCGTCGCAGTTCCGCCACGAACCCAGGTGGTCTTCCGATGGGGCCATTCCTGGAGTACCCATCTCGGTAGCATCGGAATCAAAGGTTGTGGCGGGTTACTCCCGACCCAGAACGAATCGCGTGCTCGTTCCATGGGCCGGGGGGGTTCCAAATTATAATAAAACACACACTGATATTTTTACATTAGCTTCGAGAACCGTTGGGTAAATCATGGCAGACAGAGACGACCTGCGCCAGCAGATGATCGATGCCTTCGGGGGGGCCGACTATCCGATCTCCAGTCCGATGGATCTCGTGCCCGCCCTGCCCAACGGGCCGTCGACGACGTTCGAGTCCGGGGACTTCTCGATGACGGCGATGGAACTGAATACCAAACTCTCTGGCGGTGATTTCCCCTACGACAGTGCCGAGACATTCGTCGACGATATCGTGGACGAACTCGAAAATCAGGATCTGATCTGAGCCGGCTATTCGATCGGTTCTCCGGTCACGGTTGCGCGACAGCCAGTAGCGCCGCGACGGTACCTGCGACGCCGAGCGCGAGCAGACCGTAGTTGGCGAGCGGATTCTTTGCCCGGACGAGATCCAGTGTGATCGCGCGCCCCGAGAGCGGCCACAGCGGCCTGATACCCATCGGCGTGAGTACGTCGCCGAGCAGGTGGGCACAGACGCCCAGCGTCCCGAACCCGAATCCCGCCACCGCGAGTTCGGGCGCGACTGGTGTGGTCGGTCGACCGCCGAGGACCCACCCGACCGAGCCGAAACCGAAGCCGACGAGCAGGGCGAACCAGATGGTGTGGGTCACGCCGCGGTGGGACACCAGCGGTAGTTCGTGGTCCACGTCGGGCAGGGACGCGACAGAGAGCACGCAGAGCTCCCCGAGGACGGCCAGATCCGGACGCCCCACCAGCACCAGCGCGACGGCGACCGGGAGCACGACCAGCAGCGAGACGCCGAGGTGGCCTGCCCTGTACACACATCGAACTCGTTCGCTCCCGGATATGAACCTTCGGTCGCGATGGGGACGCTTAACCGGCTTCCACAGCCATTTGGCGTATGCTCACGTCGGTCGCCGAGACGGTACTGTGTCGGTTCGGTCCGTTCGTCGTGCCGGTCGCCCTCTTTTTCGGCGGCGTGGCCGTCTACGCTCTCCTGTGGCTGTTCTACCGCTGGCGCGACGGAGCGGTAGTCGATGGGGATTCGACCTGGGAGGAGTGATCCACGCCGAACACTGAAGCCACTGGTGACCGATGCAATTGGCATGCCAGAAGATATCGAGGCGATGACGCGGTTCGAGGTACCGGACGTGGCGGACCTGCCAGAGGACCTGCAGGAACGCATCGAGGAAGAGACCGAGCGCGCCGGATTCACGCCGAACGTTTTCCTCGCGTTGGGGTATCGCCCGAAACAGGCGCGGGCGTTCATCGAGTATCACGACGCCTTGCTGGAGGAGACGGCGCTGGAGCGCGAGGAGATCGAGATGCTGATCGTCACGGTCTCTGGCGTCAACGACTGCCTGTACTGCATCGTCGCCCACGGCGCGCTCTGTCGAATCTACGCCGACGATCCCCATCTGGCCGAGCAACTGGCCGCGAACCACCGAACGGCGAACGTCAACGACGCCCACCGCGCGATGCTCGATTTCGCCGTCAAACTCACCGAGGAGCCGGAGCGGATCGCGGACGAGGACCTCCAGCGACTCCGTGATCACGGCTTCAGTCAGGAAGCGATCTGGGATATCGGGAACGTCGTCTCCTTTTACAACCTCTCGAACCGGATGGCTCACCTGGCCGATATGCGGCCGAACGAGGAGTTCTACACGCTCGGTCGGTGAGCCACAGTCGACCGCCGGCGGTCAGAGCTGCGGTTCGACCTCGTCGTCGAGATACTGGATGCAGTACTCCACGTCTTCCATCGTGGCGTCGCCGTCGCGCTGGATCGAGATCAGGAAGCCGGCCTTCACGTTCGACGGGTCGCGCCACGTGAGCACCCACGCCTCGTCGAACACGCGGACGAACGATCTCAGCTCCCCGGTCTTGAACACCGTCTCCTGGTCGGAGAAGCTGAGTTGCTGGACGATGGCGTCGTCGAGGATCTGCTGTCGTTCGTCCAGCTCGTACTGTTCTCTCACGTCGGGCCGGAACTTCACCGCCGAAGATCTGGCGTCGTACTGGACGACCGTCCGGAGGTCGTCACCGACCCGTTCTCGTAAATCGTCCCAGACGATGTCGACGAGATTACGTTCCATTTTCCGGACCGTTCGGTCTCTCGGTTCTTAGTTCTTGGTTCGGATACTCGGGACGTGTCCGCTGCAGAATGGGATTGGACGGCGGGGACGGGTAGACAGCGAAACTGAGTCGGTAGACGGCGAAACTGATTTCCCCGAACCGGGCGCAGTGCCCGCATGCGCGGACTCGACGACACGGACAGGGAGATCCTCGACATCCTCCTCTCGGACGGGCGTCGTCCGTACAGCGACATCGCCGATGCGGTCGACCTCTCGCCGCCCGCGGTGTCCGACCGGATCGAACGGTTACAGGAGATCGGCGTGGTCCGTCGGTTCACGGT
This Halorientalis sp. IM1011 DNA region includes the following protein-coding sequences:
- a CDS encoding MTH865 family protein; its protein translation is MADRDDLRQQMIDAFGGADYPISSPMDLVPALPNGPSTTFESGDFSMTAMELNTKLSGGDFPYDSAETFVDDIVDELENQDLI
- a CDS encoding metal-dependent hydrolase, with product MYRAGHLGVSLLVVLPVAVALVLVGRPDLAVLGELCVLSVASLPDVDHELPLVSHRGVTHTIWFALLVGFGFGSVGWVLGGRPTTPVAPELAVAGFGFGTLGVCAHLLGDVLTPMGIRPLWPLSGRAITLDLVRAKNPLANYGLLALGVAGTVAALLAVAQP
- a CDS encoding peroxidase-related enzyme (This protein belongs to a clade of uncharacterized proteins related to peroxidases such as the alkylhydroperoxidase AhpD.), whose product is MPEDIEAMTRFEVPDVADLPEDLQERIEEETERAGFTPNVFLALGYRPKQARAFIEYHDALLEETALEREEIEMLIVTVSGVNDCLYCIVAHGALCRIYADDPHLAEQLAANHRTANVNDAHRAMLDFAVKLTEEPERIADEDLQRLRDHGFSQEAIWDIGNVVSFYNLSNRMAHLADMRPNEEFYTLGR